A portion of the Anoxybacillus gonensis genome contains these proteins:
- a CDS encoding rhomboid family protein, producing MIAKGEGRLSIRFDFVYWQMMFQFLQANYEIVYLSPDEREVWLQSTRERKAPLVRLVRTDMDWSVSLKNDMQRAMTAVDEWRRRQFRRQLQVVNIYAMMYPPVDDWELYVHRPLTTERVHMKTFVMHINNMYAVLHELNMLFHQSLKVYVPDDSPMLQHELQTFKQHVLSFAERMYEKERSIFERGKARWTYVFIALQIVMFFILEWNGGSTNTRTLIEYGAKFNPLILQGEWWRFFTPIVLHIGFVHLFMNTFALYYLGPLVEKLYGSLRFLFIYLFAGFSGSLASFLFSPSVSAGASGAIFGCFGALLYFGKAHPHLFFRTIGMNVLTVIGINLAFGLVVPNIDNAGHIGGLIGGFLAASIVHLPKERARLGQWLAALFTAVVTAICLYIGFQRPLADQAQLILALSKQYIDEREYGEAEQMLTLINEQDTQAYKADFLRAYIRIQQKDYDAAKQYLYAAVEKNDRFHEAFYYLALLYAEEKNYEKAKQAVERALQIHPDDEQYKQLLFEIEQLL from the coding sequence ATGATAGCGAAGGGAGAGGGAAGGTTGAGCATTCGCTTTGACTTTGTATATTGGCAAATGATGTTTCAATTTTTGCAAGCGAACTATGAAATCGTGTATTTATCGCCTGATGAACGCGAAGTTTGGTTGCAATCTACCCGTGAGCGAAAGGCACCACTCGTTCGTCTCGTTCGTACGGACATGGATTGGAGCGTATCGTTAAAAAATGATATGCAACGCGCCATGACTGCCGTTGATGAATGGCGGAGGCGACAATTTCGTCGGCAGCTTCAAGTCGTTAACATATATGCTATGATGTACCCTCCTGTTGACGATTGGGAACTGTACGTTCATCGGCCGTTAACGACTGAACGAGTACATATGAAAACATTTGTGATGCATATAAACAATATGTATGCCGTGCTACATGAACTAAACATGTTGTTTCATCAATCATTGAAAGTATATGTACCTGATGATTCTCCGATGTTACAACATGAATTACAAACGTTTAAACAACACGTATTATCGTTTGCTGAGCGAATGTATGAAAAGGAACGGAGCATATTTGAGCGCGGAAAAGCGAGATGGACATACGTATTTATTGCTTTACAAATCGTCATGTTTTTTATTTTAGAATGGAACGGCGGAAGTACAAATACGCGAACATTGATTGAATACGGAGCAAAATTTAACCCGCTCATTTTGCAAGGGGAATGGTGGCGCTTTTTTACACCGATCGTTTTGCATATCGGTTTTGTGCACTTGTTTATGAATACGTTTGCATTGTACTATTTAGGTCCGCTCGTTGAAAAACTGTACGGTTCGCTTCGTTTTTTATTCATTTATCTTTTTGCTGGTTTTTCAGGTTCACTCGCTAGCTTTTTATTTTCACCGTCCGTATCTGCGGGAGCGTCTGGGGCGATTTTCGGCTGTTTTGGAGCTTTGCTGTATTTCGGAAAGGCGCATCCACATTTGTTTTTTCGAACAATTGGCATGAATGTGTTGACGGTCATTGGGATTAATTTAGCGTTTGGTCTCGTTGTTCCAAATATTGATAATGCCGGCCATATTGGCGGCTTAATCGGTGGATTTTTAGCTGCAAGCATCGTTCATCTCCCAAAAGAGCGTGCTCGTCTTGGACAATGGTTGGCCGCTTTGTTCACAGCGGTCGTTACGGCGATTTGTTTATATATTGGCTTTCAACGACCGCTAGCGGATCAAGCGCAACTCATTCTTGCATTGTCAAAACAGTATATTGATGAACGGGAATACGGTGAAGCAGAACAAATGTTAACACTCATCAATGAACAAGATACGCAAGCATATAAAGCAGACTTTTTACGTGCGTATATTCGTATTCAACAAAAAGATTACGATGCAGCGAAACAGTATTTATATGCTGCCGTCGAAAAAAACGACCGTTTTCATGAAGCGTTTTATTATTTAGCGTTATTGTATGCAGAAGAAAAAAATTATGAAAAAGCAAAACAAGCAGTAGAGCGTGCATTGCAGATTC